Part of the Ignatzschineria larvae DSM 13226 genome, CTTGTACAACAAGGAAAAGGTGCTAATATTGGGGCATCATTTGGGCAAGGCGCATCAGGTACAGTATTTGGTGCCGCAGGTAAAGCTAATTTCCTTGCGAGAATGACCAAATGGATGGTTGTACTATTTTTTATCACGAGTCTTGTAATGATGTTTAACTCTGGTAAGATTACCGCTAGCAAAAGTGTGATTGATTCGTTACCTGTTCAGCAAGTCCCTATGATTGGTGGACAGACTTCAACAACTTCTCAACCACAATAATCTGCAACAGTTTATTGCCGGCGTGGTGGAATTGGTAGACACGCTACCTTGAGGTGGTAGTGCGTAACTGCGTCCCAGTTCAAATCTGGGCGTCGGTACCATATAAAAGCTCTAGTATGTTAAGTACTAGAGCTTTTTCTATTGAGAAATTTGGTGAAGCTTCAATTTGGATAATGAAATTATGGTCAATTTGGTTTAAGAAAAATGTTTTTTAACAGCTATTGTGGGGTTTTAAAAGAACATAAAACCTGACTTACCAACACTTACAAGATGCCGGATAGAACGGCTTCCTGACTTCTTACAACTGATGCGCCGGCCTTTAAATAAGCTTATTTTGAACCGATATTACTATAGTACTTGGTAATATAACTGATATAGAGATATGTAATGAGATGAAAGAGATACGTATTTATAGGGATATTGTAGAAGAAAAATGCTGTTTATTTTTTGCCCATACAATTGCTTTTTTCTAGGGAGAAGATATAATCTTTTTCTTAATTCAAGAAGTAGTTTATATTTTGAATTGAGTTAAAATGCCGGCGTGGTGGAATTGGTAGACACGCTACCTTGAGGTGGTAGTGCGTAACTGCGTCCCAGTTCAAATCTGGGCGTCGGTACCAAATATAAAACCTAGTAGAGAAATCTACTAGGTTTTTTGCATTTCTAATATTTCATTATGTCGTATAAGAATAAAGCTTAAAGCAAAAACTATGGTTTGTTAAGTGTATAGATGTTTTAAGTTTATAGAGATTGAACTTCCCACATTTAGTTATTGCTCACTATATTTCCTTTACTTATTAGATAATCTGTCTCTTGTGATTTTCGTGAGGATATTAGGATGGTGCGATTAAAACGGGAAGAACAACTATTTTTAATGGAACAACTCGCATTATTGTTAGGTGCAGGTGTGGCCATTATTTCTGCTGTGCAGCTACTTCAAAGAATGGCATCTCGTCGAGGGTTTCGGAGGTTTCTTGAGAAATCAGAAGTTCAAATTAAATCTGGATCACCTTTATCAGAGGCTTTTGCGAATATCAAAGGAGTTCCTAAACTCTATATCGCATTAATGCAGGTAGGGGAGAGTGCAGGGAAATTGCCGATGTTACTATCTCATGTCGTGACAATTGAAAAAGAACGACAAGCGACGGTTCGATCTATTAAAAAAGCTCTGTTATATCCTCTCATGATCTTTGTGGTAGCAATACTGGTGCTGTTATTTATATTAATTGCTGTGGTGCCCACATTTGAATCACTCTATGCTTCTAGTGGTGCCGAACTTCCTTTGTTGACGCAAAATATTATGTCGCTTTCTCAATGGGTCTTATCAGATGCCGGTTTTCGAGGGCTATTGATAATTTTTATTCTGATGGGACTGTTATTGAGGGCTTATCAGAAATCAACTATTTTTCGCTATCAAATAGATCGTTTGAGTTTAAAAGTCCCCTTTTTGCGAGATATTCTTATAGCGAGTTTTAATGCAAGATTTGGTATGGTGATGGCGATTATGATCGCATCAGGTGTCCCGATGATAAAGGGGCTAACGTTATTGAATGCTGGTATTGATAACCGCTATTTACAGAAGCAAGTGGCATTATTGTCACAGCAAATAAGCACAGGGAAGTCGCTCTCTTTTTCGGGTGAGAATTCCCACATATTTACCGATGTGATGTTGACATTGATTGCTGTGGGGGAAATGAGTGGTCAACTTGCACAATCGCTTACCAAAGCAGGTGAATATCATCAAATCATTGTTGAAACTCGTATAACTCGATTTATCGCCTTATTAGACCCTATTGCCTTATTATTTGTAGGCATCATTGTCGGCATTATTCTGATAGCGCTCTATCTTCCGTTATTTAGTATGGGAATGGCAGTAGGGTGATGTTAATGTGCTCAATTGGTACTATTTTGTGGATAGTGCTATTAATTATAATATCACTCATTGCGCCAATCATTGTTTTGGGGATTGTAACTTTCTTTGAAATAAAGCGAGGAGTGATGACCACAGATTTGCCTGATGTTGATCTTATAAGTTCTAATGTATTGTCTATAAGG contains:
- a CDS encoding type II secretion system F family protein — encoded protein: MVRLKREEQLFLMEQLALLLGAGVAIISAVQLLQRMASRRGFRRFLEKSEVQIKSGSPLSEAFANIKGVPKLYIALMQVGESAGKLPMLLSHVVTIEKERQATVRSIKKALLYPLMIFVVAILVLLFILIAVVPTFESLYASSGAELPLLTQNIMSLSQWVLSDAGFRGLLIIFILMGLLLRAYQKSTIFRYQIDRLSLKVPFLRDILIASFNARFGMVMAIMIASGVPMIKGLTLLNAGIDNRYLQKQVALLSQQISTGKSLSFSGENSHIFTDVMLTLIAVGEMSGQLAQSLTKAGEYHQIIVETRITRFIALLDPIALLFVGIIVGIILIALYLPLFSMGMAVG
- the secG gene encoding preprotein translocase subunit SecG, yielding MFQNLIYVFHVVVCLIIIGLVLVQQGKGANIGASFGQGASGTVFGAAGKANFLARMTKWMVVLFFITSLVMMFNSGKITASKSVIDSLPVQQVPMIGGQTSTTSQPQ